The DNA segment CGGAGTCTCTTCAGGATTAATATGTGTACCTGTGGCAATTATCAAGATATCATAATTCAGGGCCTCACCATCTGCCAATAAAACCCTGTTTTGGCCGGTGTCAACCTTATCAATTTTTCCATAAATAAAGTTCACTCCATAGGGAATGAAATTATTTTTGGGCTTTATCACATCCCTTTCCTGGTACATGCCAAAAGGGATAAACAGGAAACCCGGCTGATAATAGTGGATTTTCTCCTGGTCAATGATCGTAATATGCCATTCGTCCCTGGGTAAATCTTTTCGCATCTTATTTGCCATGATGGTGCCGCCTGTGCCTGCACCTAAAATCAGAAGCTTTTTCATATTATGTGAAATTATTAACAGCAAATTTATAAATAATATGCCAATTGACATAGGTACAACTAAACATTACTGCAATTTAGACAGGTTTCTAAAGAAGGAGCAGGACGAGAATGGGAGGCTGGGCCATCTACTCGATTGCAGGCAGGCCTGATTATTTTGGTAATGATTTAAGGTACAATTCAGGAGAGAGTATTGAGAGATTACTATTTTGGTAGTCCTTTAAATTCCGGGTGATTAAAACTTTAATTTGAATATCTTTCTTTGCAGTTTCATTTTGAATGGAATCTTCGAAGTCCTTAAAATTAGACTTCAGGGAATCAAGAATTGCCTTTTTGGTTACATCAACTATTTCAACAACTTCTGCAAGTTGACTAAGCTTAGATATTACTTTTGAATGTGAGGAAAACTTTTTCAATAAGTAATAGCAGTTTGCAAAAGTTAGAGCTGAGACGCAAACCTGAATATTTTTGTATTCTGAAAGAGAAAGAATAATTGCAGCTTGCTCGGAGTAAGGCTTTCTATCAATAAGAAAATCGATAATTACATGTGTATCAACAAATACTTTTTGCATTATTTATTATATTTTTCAGAAAGAATCTTAGACAATTCGGTCTTATAATCGAAATCTTCAGGTGCTTTAAATGATCCCATAAGAGCTTTTACTTTTGGGCTAATACTAAAATCGTCTTTGTCAGAAGAGGTAATATTTTTCAAATAATTTTCTATCAGGTCAGAGAGACTTCTGCCTGAATTTTTCGCGTATCTCTTAGCTTTAATGATAATTTGGTTATCGATTGAAAGTGTCAATTTGGTATTCATATACGTGCTAATTAGAATGCAAATATACGTAATTAAATTATTTGAATTAAGTTATTTTATGTCGGGGTCATCTACGAATAAAGAACAAACAACTATCGCCATAACTCAGAAACCGGAAATCATGATCCAGGGCGTATTGATAGGCTTTTCGCCAGTCGTCACCGATAAAGGCTGCAATGAGCAGAAGTAACGTGCTCCGCGGCTGGTGGAAATTGGTGATGAGGATATCGGGAAAACGAAACCGGTAGCCCGGGGCGATCATAAGGTTTGTTTTGCCTTTCAGTGATGTTGAACCGGATTTTTTACATGCATTGATTACTGCATCAAGAGAATCTTCCCGGGTTATTGTAAATTCCCCGAGCAGATCATAAGGGTCCCATTGTCCGACATTCATAACAAGTCCGTCAGAAAGTCCGTTGATAACCTTAACGCCATGCCAGTAAAGGCTTTCCAGCAAGCGGGTGGTAGTAGTCCCGACTGCTATGATTGGTTTATGAAGGGATGTCCTAAGCGATTCTAATGATTCCACTGGTAAATAAACCTGTTCAGCATGCATTTCATGACCGCCAAGATTACCCGAGATCACAGGCCTGAACGTTCCGGCCCCTACGTGGAGGATGAATTTGAGAAAATCAATGTTTCTGTCTTTAAGCGAAGCTAACACTTCATCTGAAAAATGCAAACCGGCAGTCGGGGCAGCAACTGATCCATCATGCCTTGCATAAATAGTCTGATAAGTCACTTCATCCTGTCTGACCGGCTTCCGGTTTATGTAAGGCGGAAGAGGGATTTTGCCGAACTGTTCAAGGACTTCGGAGAAAGTCAGGCCGGCTGGTGTCCACCTGAACTGGATTTGTGAAGTGCCTCCTTCTATCTTCATCACCCTTTCGGCATAAATTTTAATTGATTGCCCGTTATGATCCACGGAAATTTCTATTATCCCTCCCTTCCATCTCTTTGAATTTCCAACCAGGCATAGCCATTCAGCCTTCTCCTTTTGCTGAAAAGCCTGTTGATGATCGCGAAAAGGGGCCAGGGGCTCCAGGCAAAAAATTTCGATATGGCTTCCCGACTTTTTATGAAATAATAACCGGGCATGAATTACCCTTGTTTCATTTAAAATGACAAGGCTGTCAGATGGGAGATAATGACCGAGGTTAAAAAAAATATCTTCAGAAACCTGTCCCTGCTTGTAAATCAATAATTTCGAATGATCGCGCCTTTCCAGGGGAAATTGTGCAATTCGATTATCAGGAAGGGGATAATCATAACTGTCGATACTCAGTAGTTTCGGATTTATTTCATCTTCCATCAGGCAATTCCGATTATTTTTCATGCAAAGATAAAAAACCCTCTTTGTTTTGTATTTTTGCCCATATACCCGCTTTTGATGAGAATCAAAAATAATATTCCCAACCTGATAACCCTGCTGAACCTGATCAGCGGCAGCATTGCCATTATTCTGGCCTTTTCCGGGGAAATGATCCTTGCTTCCTGGTTCATCATCCTGGCAGCAATCCTTGATTTTTTCGACGGTATGATAGCAAGGCTTTTAAATGCGCGGTCTGAAATAGGAGCCCAGCTTGATTCACTAGCCGATGTTATTTCCTTTGGCCTGGCCCCGTCTGTCATAATGTATCAGCTTATCCTGCAAAGCCCGGGCATTCCATCCTGGAGCGCGGCAAGTGTGCCGCTGCTCCCGTTTGCAGCATTATTACTGGTTGTCAGCGGTGCTTTCCGCCTCGCTAAATTCAATACCGACCCCAAACAGGAGGTCGAGTTTAAAGGTTTGCCGATTCCATCAACCGGGCTGTTTATTGCAGCACTGCCCCTGATCATTAACCAATACAGGGAATCGGAAGGGCTGATTAAATTTATCCAAAACCATTATACACTTTTAGCAATCATTCTTTTCCTGTCATGGCTGATGGTTTCAAACATTCCAATGATATCACTGAAATTCAAGTATTTAAAATGGAAAGGGAATACTTACCGGTTCATTTTACTGGGTTCATCTATCGTTCTGATTTTACTCTTTCAATATAGTGCAGTCCCTATGATCATCTTTTTATATATTATCCTGTCTGTTGCAGGTACTTATTCAACCAATAATTCTTCCTGAGGTTTCCTGATCGGGAATCCGGCATTTCTCCCTTGTGCCGAACCATTTGGCTCTGTTCCGCGCTATTATGTCGTAGATCCCATCTCTCCATGGGCGGGGAATGATCAGGAACATGGCAAAGACCGAATAGGGTAGCCCGAGATAACCGGCAATCTTTAAGACCGCCGTTGATTTCATAAAAAACCGGCCTTCGTCGTAGAAGATGATTGTATCTTCTTTTACTGGCTGATTTTGAAGTTGTTGAAGGAAGGCTAATGCATTATCCGATTGTAATGAAGCAAATTTTAGCCTTTTTTTATGATCTTTTTTAAGAAGGAAATCCACAGCTCGATTACACAGGACGCAAACTCCGTCGAAGAATACGATTTTTTGCCATTGATAAGGATTATTCATGTTTCTCATTTGCTTATATTAATTAAACAAAAAATAAGATAGATGGTTTTCAAGATATTAAAAACTTTGTATATTTACCAGCCTTTTCCACTTTATTAGTGTACTAACGGAAAACCCATATTATGACTGGAGAAAAAATCAAAAAGACAGGTGGACAGTTGAATGTACCTGATAATCCCATCATTCCTTTCATCCGGGGGGATGGCATTGGCCCTGATATTTGGGCAGCTTCAGTGCGTGTATTTGATGCTGCTGTTCAAAAAGCTTACAATGGGAAGCGTAAAGTATCATGGCTTGAAGTGTTTGCCGGTGAGGAATCTTTCAACCGGACCGGTGAGTGGCTTCCACAGGAAACCATTAATCATTTCCGGGAATACCTGGTTGGGATCAAAGGCCCGTTGACCACACCGGTTGGAGGGGGGATCCGTTCGCTGAACGTTGCCCTCAGGCAAACTCTCGATCTTTACGTCTGCCTGAGGCCGGTGAAATATGTTAAAGGTGTGCCGTCTCCTGTCAAACACCCCGAGTTGGTTGATATTGTTATTTTCCGGGAGAACACGGAAGATATTTACTCGGGCATAGAATGGAAAAGCAAATCTCCTGAAGTACAGAAGGTTATCCGCTTTCTCCAGGAAGAAATGAAAGTGAAGAATATCCGCTTTCCTGAAACTTCCGGTATCGGGATCAAGGCGGTCTCTGAGGAAGGGTCAAAGAGGTTGATCCGTGCCGCAATCCAGTTTGCCCTCGCTGAAAACAGGAAATCGCTTACCCTGGTTCACAAAGGCAACATCATGAAATTTACTGAAGGGGCATTTATGAATTGGGGTTACGAACTGGCTTGTAACGAATTCCGGGATCATATTGTCACCCAACGGGAAAGCTGGATTTTATCCAATGTCGATAAAAATTCGGGTATAAGCGTCGAAGAAAATGCCAAACTTATTGAGCCTGGATACTATATGATGACCCCGGACCAGCAAAAAGCTGTGAGAGATGAGATTTTGGATTGTTTGAAACTGATGTCAACGCATGGCAATGGCCAGTGGAAAAAGAAAC comes from the Bacteroidales bacterium genome and includes:
- a CDS encoding DUF6364 family protein, whose translation is MNTKLTLSIDNQIIIKAKRYAKNSGRSLSDLIENYLKNITSSDKDDFSISPKVKALMGSFKAPEDFDYKTELSKILSEKYNK
- a CDS encoding PIN domain-containing protein yields the protein MQKVFVDTHVIIDFLIDRKPYSEQAAIILSLSEYKNIQVCVSALTFANCYYLLKKFSSHSKVISKLSQLAEVVEIVDVTKKAILDSLKSNFKDFEDSIQNETAKKDIQIKVLITRNLKDYQNSNLSILSPELYLKSLPK
- the pssA gene encoding CDP-diacylglycerol--serine O-phosphatidyltransferase; the encoded protein is MRIKNNIPNLITLLNLISGSIAIILAFSGEMILASWFIILAAILDFFDGMIARLLNARSEIGAQLDSLADVISFGLAPSVIMYQLILQSPGIPSWSAASVPLLPFAALLLVVSGAFRLAKFNTDPKQEVEFKGLPIPSTGLFIAALPLIINQYRESEGLIKFIQNHYTLLAIILFLSWLMVSNIPMISLKFKYLKWKGNTYRFILLGSSIVLILLFQYSAVPMIIFLYIILSVAGTYSTNNSS
- a CDS encoding DCC1-like thiol-disulfide oxidoreductase family protein gives rise to the protein MRNMNNPYQWQKIVFFDGVCVLCNRAVDFLLKKDHKKRLKFASLQSDNALAFLQQLQNQPVKEDTIIFYDEGRFFMKSTAVLKIAGYLGLPYSVFAMFLIIPRPWRDGIYDIIARNRAKWFGTREKCRIPDQETSGRIIG
- a CDS encoding S-adenosylmethionine:tRNA ribosyltransferase-isomerase, with product MKNNRNCLMEDEINPKLLSIDSYDYPLPDNRIAQFPLERRDHSKLLIYKQGQVSEDIFFNLGHYLPSDSLVILNETRVIHARLLFHKKSGSHIEIFCLEPLAPFRDHQQAFQQKEKAEWLCLVGNSKRWKGGIIEISVDHNGQSIKIYAERVMKIEGGTSQIQFRWTPAGLTFSEVLEQFGKIPLPPYINRKPVRQDEVTYQTIYARHDGSVAAPTAGLHFSDEVLASLKDRNIDFLKFILHVGAGTFRPVISGNLGGHEMHAEQVYLPVESLESLRTSLHKPIIAVGTTTTRLLESLYWHGVKVINGLSDGLVMNVGQWDPYDLLGEFTITREDSLDAVINACKKSGSTSLKGKTNLMIAPGYRFRFPDILITNFHQPRSTLLLLIAAFIGDDWRKAYQYALDHDFRFLSYGDSCLFFIRR
- the icd gene encoding NADP-dependent isocitrate dehydrogenase, coding for MTGEKIKKTGGQLNVPDNPIIPFIRGDGIGPDIWAASVRVFDAAVQKAYNGKRKVSWLEVFAGEESFNRTGEWLPQETINHFREYLVGIKGPLTTPVGGGIRSLNVALRQTLDLYVCLRPVKYVKGVPSPVKHPELVDIVIFRENTEDIYSGIEWKSKSPEVQKVIRFLQEEMKVKNIRFPETSGIGIKAVSEEGSKRLIRAAIQFALAENRKSLTLVHKGNIMKFTEGAFMNWGYELACNEFRDHIVTQRESWILSNVDKNSGISVEENAKLIEPGYYMMTPDQQKAVRDEILDCLKLMSTHGNGQWKKKLLIKDAIADITLQQVLTRANEFDVVATLNLNGDYISDALAAQVGGIGIAPGANINYDTGHAIFEATHGTAPKYAGLDQVNPGSVILSGAMMFKYLGWHEVHDLIWKGLEITISQKKVTYDFHRQMEGAALLKCSEFATAIIENMK